Proteins co-encoded in one Corylus avellana chromosome ca9, CavTom2PMs-1.0 genomic window:
- the LOC132192109 gene encoding uncharacterized protein LOC132192109 codes for MGRLAPLSEEPVNQEDDSSNSSKKGRGLTWRNWIKTHLSLVFNKKSDLRILLSVLGCPLFPIPLHPKQPTTTEVSSSAQYIIQHFTAATGCRKLEGTVKNIFATGKVSMAMVDEPGAGGSAAGATGESQKGCFVMWQMVPNMWLIELVVGGHKVVAGSDGNMAWRHTPWLGAHAARGGVRPLRRALQGLDPLAIAAVFSPAQHLGEKRISGVDCFVLKLSADQTDLAERGDNTAEMIKHVIFGYFSQRSGLLVYLEDSYLTRIQSPGTHPMYWETTMSTKIEDYRTVEGVMIAHAGQSSVIISRFGDNLKAGPAITRMEEKWAIDDLSFNVPGLSIDCFIPPNEVQTEYPGEDLAWRSPIDE; via the exons ATGGGTCGGCTTGCGCCATTGTCGGAGGAGCCCGTCAACCAAGAAGACGACAGCTCAAACAGCTCCAAGAAAGGTCGAGGTCTCACATGGCGGAACTGGATCAAGACCCACCTCTCCCTCGTCTTCAACAAGAAATCCGACCTCCGGATCCTCCTCAGCGTCCTGGGTTGCCCTCTCTTCCCCATTCCGCTCCATCCCAAACAACCCACCACCACCGAG GTCTCCTCCTCGGCACAATATATCATACAACACTTCACGGCGGCGACTGGCTGCCGGAAACTAGAGGGGACGGTGAAGAACATTTTTGCCACCGGAAAAGTGTCCATGGCCATGGTGGATGAGCCGGGCGCTGGCGGCTCGGCTGCCGGAGCCACCGGAGAGTCGCAAAAAGGGTGCTTTGTAATGTGGCAGATGGTCCCCAATATGTGGCTGATTGAGCTCGTTGTGGGTGGTCACAAGGTTGTAGCCGGTAGTGATGGCAACATGGCTTGGCGCCACACGCCGTGGCTCGGCGCGCATGCCGCCAGAGGCGGTGTTCGTCCTCTCCGGCGAGCACTTCAG GGACTAGATCCTTTGGCCATAGCGGCCGTATTTTCGCCAGCACAGCACTTGGGAGAAAAGCGAATTTCAGGCGTTGATTGTTTTGTGCTGAAATTGTCAGCTGATCAAACGGACCTGGCTGAACGTGGCGACAACACTGCAGAGATGATAAAGCATGTTATATTTGGCTACTTCAGCCAAAGAAGTGGGCTCCTGGTATATTTAGAGGACTCTTACTTAACCAGGATTCAATCCCCTGGGACGCACCCCATGTACTGGGAGACCACAATGTCAACAAAAATTGAAGACTATCGGACGGTGGAGGGCGTGATGATCGCTCACGCTGGCCAATCAAGTGTGATCATCTCACGGTTCGGTGACAACTTGAAGGCGGGCCCCGCGATCACACGGATGGAGGAGAAATGGGCCATCGATGACCTCTCATTCAACGTCCCTGGCCTCTCCATCGATTGTTTCATTCCTCCTAACGAAGTACAAACGGAATATCCAGGGGAGGATCTTGCTTGGAGATCACCGATAGATGAATGA
- the LOC132162224 gene encoding uncharacterized protein LOC132162224 has product MKADWDIAVNLNGKRIGIGVIIRDSKGLVIAALSRTVDTCPAPVIAESMGALYASEFCCDLGVLDVILKGDSIQVVKAINKMGDQCSRYGQVIVDVQMVLSSLRRWEVVHAKCEANFAAHGLTKIAAQEFTKKI; this is encoded by the coding sequence GGTAAACGTATTGGGATAGGGGTAATTATTCGGGATTCCAAAGGTTTGGTTATTGCTGCTCTAAGCCGAACTGTTGATACATGCCCAGCTCCGGTTATTGCTGAATCAATGGGAGCTTTATATGCTTCGGAATTCTGTTGTGATCTGGGTGTGTTGGATGTAATATTGAAAGGAGACTCAATCCAAGTGGTTAAGGCTATCAATAAAATGGGGGATCAATGTTCGAGGTATGGCCAAGTTATTGTGGATGTGCAGATGGTCCTCTCGAGTCTTCGAAGGTGGGAAGTTGTGCATGCTAAATGTGAGGCCAACTTTGCAGCACATGGTTTGACTAAGATAGCGGCTCAAGAATTTACGAAAAAGATATGA